tgaagaaaataaaatcaaatcccttatgattatacagtggaagtgagaaatagatttaagggactagatctgatagacagagtgcctgatgaactatggttggaggtttgtgacattgtacaggagacagggatcaagaccatccccgtggaaaagaaatgcaaaaaagcaaaatggctgtctgaggaggccttacaaatagctgtgaaaagaagagaagcaaaaagcaaaggagaaaagcaaagatacaagcatctgaatgcagagtttcaaagaataacaagaagagataagaaagccttcctcagctatcaatgcaaagaaatagaggaaaacaacagaataggaaagactagagatctcttcaagaaaattagagataccaagggaacatttcatgcaaagatgggctcgataaaggacagagatggtatggacctaacggaagcagaagatattaagaagagatggcaagaatacacagaagaactgtacaaaaaagatcttcacgacccagataatcacgatggtgtgatcactcacctagaaccagacatcctggaatgtgaagtcaagcaggccttagaaagcatcactatgaacaaagctagtggaggtgatggaattccagttgagctgtttcaaatcctgaaagatgatgctgtgaaagtgttgcactcaatatgccagcaaatttggacaactcagcagtggccacaggactggaaaaggtcagttttcattccaatcccaaagaaaggcaatgccaaagaatgctcaaactaccgcacaattgcactcatctcacatgctagtaaagtaatgctcaaaattctccaagccaggcttcagcaatacgtgaaccatgaacttcctgatgttcaagctggtttaagaaaaggcagaggaaccagagatcaaattgccaacatctgctggatcatcaaaaaagcaagagagttccagaaaaacatctatttctgctttattgactatgccaaagcctttgactgtgtggatcacaataaactgtgaaaaattcttcaagagatgggaataccagaccacctgatctgcctcttgagaaacttatatgcaggtcaggaagcaacagttagaactggacatggaacaacagactcgttccaaataggaaaaggagtacgtcaaggctgtatattgtcaccatgcttatttaacttatatgcagagtacatcacagaaatgctgggctggaagaagcacaagctggaatcaagattgctgggagaaatatcaataacctcagatatgcagatgacaccacccttatggcagaaagtgaagaggagctaaaaagcctcttaatgaaagtgaaagaggagagtgaaaaagttggcttaaagctcaacattcagaaaacgaagatcacggcatctggtcccatcacttcatggcagatagaaagggaaacagtggaaacagtgtcagactttattttttggggctccagaatcactgcagatggtgactgcagccatgaaattaaaagatgcttactccttggaagcaaagttatgaccaacctagatagcatattcaaaagcagagacattactttgccaacaaaggtccttctagtcaaggctatggttttttcagtagtcatgtatggatgtgagagttggactgtgaagaaagctgagcaccaaagaattcatgcttttgaactgtggtgttgaagaagactcttgagagccccttggactgcaaggagacccaaccagtccatcctaaaggagattagtcctgggtgttcattggaaggactggtgctaaagctgaaactccaatactttggctacctcatgtgaagagttgactcattggaaaagactctgatgctgggaaggattgggggcaggaggagaaggggatgacagaggatgagatggctggatggcatcactgactcaatggacatgagtttgagtgaactccgggtgttggtgatggacagggaggcctggcgtgctgtgattcatggggtcgcaaagagctggacacgactgagcgactgaactgaactgaactgactgagactaAAATAGCTAAAGGGAATCCAAAAATTAAGATTTGTTAAGATTATGCCTATTTTCTTGAATAAGCCAAGCAAGTAcaggtatatattttaatattacagAATAGTACACTAAAGTGGTTAAGAGAATCCAAAAAGTAGGGTTTGTTTAGATTACGTTTACTTTCTTGAATAAGCCATACAAATCCAAGTATACATATCTTAAATTTTACAGAACAACAGACTAAAGTGGTATGGGAATCCAAAAATGAaccatgttttccatttttttctctattgccTGCTGAGTTTTTCCACATTTCCAAGAAAACCCCAATATCATGTTATCTTGTTCCATGTCACAAAATACAATGGAAGGTTCCCCAAATTGCTTTGCAAAATATCAAAACCCTTATTCTTAAATCTGATAAATGTTTAGCAATAAATGTGATCAACATCATTCATAAACAGATTCTAAAGTCAATAAGCCTATTAAAAGGAagagtatttgaaaaaaaaaatattgaaagggaagaaaaaaagataaactttcAAGTCACCCATACAGAACAGGAAAACAAAGTTGTTGCACAGAGTGTTCTCCCCAGCCTGACCCCGACTCTCCTCTACTTTGAAACCTGACTGCCCTCTTCAAACACAGTACATTCTTCAGTTGGGTCAGGAATTACTGGCAAATGCTGCACAATAAACATGGCGGTATTACTATCCATAGAGTTATTTCTGGTCCCAGCtctctcttcttcatctcttAAAGCCTCCTCATACcaatctgagaaggaaatggggtCAATCCCTTTGATCTTGGTCAAAAATTCCAAAACTTTCAGCTTGCTGGTTTCAGCATAGGCCCTTGGACCCCACAGGAATTTGTACCGTGAAGGATCACTATTAGGCAACATCCAGTACTCTAGATAATTCTCCTACACCCAGTTTCTGGTGATGAGCTTTCTAGGCTTCCCATAAATGAAGTGCTTCCTCCCAGCATGGATGCCTATCATATTCAAGAAATCCCAGATGTTTTCTTCAGGGACACAGTTGCCCTCTATGAATATCACACCCAGGACGATTATCAGAAGGCCATTTGCAGGCATGCTCTGATCATCACTATCTTATCATGGGTGAGGCCTAGAGTTGACAAGTACGTAGGAGTGGGTCTTAGGGTCCACTTCCCTCAGATCGATGCCAGAGATCACCTCTAGGCACTTAGAAGCTTTCTCAAAGATCACAGGGAATTGTTTGTTATCCCTTTCGATGAAACTTTTAGCATTTCTACCTTTGTGATGGGCTCCTTCTGTAATATTTGAGGTTCATTAAATGCACCAAATTAGCCACCTTCTCATTTAGCAGGTCTTTGGGCAAGGATGTGGTGTCTTCTGAGGTGTGGAGAGAGCCTGTGCCCTCCTCTTCTTGGCTGCTGGAGTCTTCATCTGATGCACTCCATGTCGTGGAAGAGAAGAAGCTCCCGGGACTCCCCGGAggctcctgctccttctcctgctgctccatctcctcctcctcctgctgctcctcctcctcttcctgctccttctcctcctgctcctctttctcctccttctgctcctgctccccctcctgctccttctcctccacctgCTCCTGCTcaatctcttcctcctcctgctccttctcctcctcctcctccttctcctcctgctcctctttctcctcctgctccttctcctcctgctccttctcctcctgctgctctttctcctcctcctgctcctcctgctccttctcctcctgctgctacttctcctgctgctcctcctcgtcctctttctcctccttctgctcctgctccccctcctgctccttctcctcctcctgctcctgctccatctcttcctcctcctgctccttctcctcctcttcttccttctcctcctgctcctctttctcctccttctgctccatctcctcctcctgctccttctcctcctgctgatccttcttctcctcctcctcctgctccttctcctcctgtggatccttcttctccttctcctcctgctccttctcctcctgctgctctttctcctccttctgctccttctcctcctcctgctctttctcctgctgatccttcttcttctcctgctccttctcctcctgctgctctttctcctcctcctgctcctgctgctccttctcctcctgctcctcctcgtcctctttctcctccttctgctcctgctccccctcctgctccttctcctcctcctgctcctgctccatctcttcctcctcctgctccttctcctcctcttcctccttctcctcctgctcctctttctcctcctcctgctctttctcctgctgatccttcttcttctcctgctccttctcctcctgctgctctttctcctcctcctgctcctgctgctccttctcctcctgctccttctcctcctcctgctccttcacctcctcctgctccttctcttcctgctgatccttcacctcctcctgctccttctcctcctgctcctctttcccctccttctGCTCCTTCACCTccacctgctccttctcctcctgctcctctttcccctccttctgctccttctcctcctcctgctccttctgctgatccttcttctcatcttcctcctgctccttctcctcctcctgctctttctcttccttctcctcctcctgctccttctcctgctgatccttcttctcttcctcctgctccttctcctcctcctgctccttctcctcctcctgctccttctcctcctgctgatccttcttctcctcctcctcctgctccttctcctcctgtggatccttcttctccttcttctgctcctgctccccctcctgctcctctttctcctcctcctgctccttctcctcctgctctttctCCTGCTGATCCTTCTTCTCCTGATCCTGCTCCTGCTCCTCCTGctgctctttctcttcctcctgctcctcctgctccttctcctcctgctcctctttctcctcctcctgctccttctcctcctgctgctctttctcttcctcctgcttctcctgctccttctcctcctgctcctctttctcctcctcctgctccttctcctcctcctcctccttctcctcctgctcctctttctcctccttctgctccttctcctcctcctgctccttctcctcttgctgatccttctccacctcctcctgctccttctcctcctgctcctctttcccctccttctgcttcttctcctcctcctgctccttctcctcctcctcctgctgctcctctttctcctccttctgctcctcctcctcctcctgctccttctcctcttgctgatccttctccacctcctgctgctccttctcctcctgctcctctttcccctccttctgcttcttctcctcctcctgctccttctcctcctcctgctcctctttctcctcctcctgctccttctcctcctgcggatccttctcctcctgctcctcctcctcctcctctttctcctccttctgctccttctcctcctccttctcctcctgctgatccttcttctccttctccttctgctccttctcctcctgctgctctttctcctcctcctgctctttctcctccttctgctccttctcctccacctgctccttctcctcctcctgctccttctcctcctgctgatccttcttctcctcctcttcctgctccttctcctcctcctgctctttctcctccttctcctcctcctgctctttctcctgctgatccttcttctcctcctcctgctccttctcctcctgctgctctttctcctcctgcttcttctcctcctgttcctctttctcctcctcctgctccttctcctcctgcggatccttctcctcctgctcctcctcctcctcctcctctttctcctccttctgctccttctcctcctgctgctctttctcctccttctgctccttctcctcctcctgctctttctcctgctgatccttcttctcctcctcctgctccttctcctcctgctgctctttctcctcctgctccttctcctcctgctccttctcctcctgctccttctcctcctgctcctctttctcctcctcctgctccttctcctcctgctgctctttctcctccccctgctggtccttctcctcctcctcctgctccttctcctcccgctgatccttcttctcctccttctgctcctgcttcccctcctgctcctctttctcctcctgctcctctttcccctcctgctcctctttctcctcctcctgctcctcctgctcctgctcctcctgctgatccttcttctcctccttctgctcctgctccttctcctgctgatccttctcctcctcctcctcctgctccttctcctcctgctgatccttcttctcctcctcctccttctcttgctgatccttctcctcctgctcctgctccttctcctgctgatccttctcctcctcctcctcctgctccttctcctcctgctgatccttcttctcctccttctgctcctgctccccctcctgctcctctttcttctcctcctcctccttctcctcctcctgctctttctccttcttctgctccttctcctccacctgctccttctcctcctcctgctccttctcctcctgctgatccttcttctcctcctcctgctccttctcctcctcctgctctttctcctccttctcctcctcctgctcctcttgctccttctcctcctgctcctctttctccttcttctgctcctcctcctcctgctccatctcttcctgctgctctttctcctccttctgctccttctcctcctcctgctccttctcctgctgatccttcttcttctcctcctcctcctgctccttctcctcctgctgctctttctcctcctcctgctcctcctgctccttctcctcctccttcttctccctctgctccttctctttctcttgcttcttctcctcctcttgctccttctcctcctgctgctgttgttccttctcctcctgctgttccttctcctgctcctgctccttctcctcctgctgctctttctcctcctcctgctcctcctgctccttctccttctgctcctctttctcctcctcctgctccttctcctcctcctgctccttctcctcctgctcctctttctcctcctcctgctccttctcctcctcctgctccttctccttctgctcctctttctcctccttctgctcctgctccttctcctcctcctcctcctcctgctcctctttctcctccttctgctccttctcctcctcctgctccttctcctcctgctgctctttctcctcctcctgctcctctttctcctccttctgctccttctcctcctcctgctcctctttctcctcctgctcctctttctcctcctcctgctccttctcctcctgctcctctttctcctcctcctgctcctctttctcctccttctgctccttctcctcctcctgctcctctttctcctcctgctcctctttctcctcctcctgctccttctcctcctgctcctctttctcctcctcctgccgcttctcctcctcctgctccttctgctcctgctgatccttctcctcctcctcctcctgctccttctcctcctgctccttctcctcctgctcctctttctcctcctcctgctccttctcctcctcctgctccttctccttctgctcctctttctcctccttctgctcctgctccttctcctcctcctcctcctcctgctcctctttctcctccttctgctccttctcctcctcctgctccttctcctcctgctgctctttctcctcctcctgctcctctttctcctccttctgctccttctcctcctcctgctcctctttctcctcctgctcctctttctcctcctcctgctccttctcctcctgctcctctttctcctcctcctgccgcttctcctcctcctgctccttctgctcctgctgatccttctcctcctcctcctcctgctccttctcctcctgctccttctcctgctgatccttctcctcctgctcctgctccttctcctcctgctgatccttctcctcctcctcctgctccttgtcctcctgctgatccttcttctcctccttctgctcctgctccccctcctgctcctctttctcctcctgctcctctttctcctcctcctgctccttctcctcctgctcctctttctcctccttctgctccttctcctcctcctgctccttctcctcctgctgatccttctccacctcctcctgctccttttcctcctgttcctctttcccctccttctgcttcttctcctcctcctgctccttctcctcctgctcctctttctcctcctcctgctccttctcctcctgtggatccttctcctcctgctcctcctcctcctcctctttctcctctttctgctccttctcctccttctgctccttctcctcctgctgatccttcttctcctccttctgctcctgctccccctcctgctcctctttctcctcctgctcctctttctcctcctcctgctccttctcctcctgctgctctttctcctcctcctgctccttctcctcctgctcctctttctcctccttctgccccttctcctcctcctgctccttctcctcctgctgatccttctcctcctcctcctcctgctccttctcctgctgatccttctcctcctgctcctgctccttctcctcctgctgatccttctcctcctcctcctgctccttctcctcctgctgatccttcttctcctccttctgctcctgctcCCCCTCCTGgtcctctttcttctcctcctcctccttctcctcctcctgctctttctcctccttctgctccttctcctcctgctgctccttctcctcctgctgatccttcttctcctcctcctcctgctccttctcctcctcctgctctttctccttcttctcctcctcctgctcctcttgctccttctcctcctgctcctctttctccttcttctgctcctcctcctcctgctccatctcttcctgctgctctttctcttccttctgctccttctcctcctcctgctccttctcctgctgatccttctcctcctcctcctgctcctgctgctctttctcctcctgctgctcctcctgctccttctcctcctccttcttctccctctgctccttctcttcctcttgctccttctcctcctcttgctccttctcctcctgctgctgttgttccttctcctcctgctgttccttctcctcctcctgcttctcctctggTGTGCCCAATATCAGTGGAGAGGAAGGGtgggggggaaggagaggggtagGAGAAGGTGAAAGAGCAAGAAGAAATTGAGAaggtctccttcttctcctcagTTATGGAATCCTGAACCATCAGCAAGTCTTGTATCTCACTTAGGGTATGAAACCCTGGCTCAAATGTGAGGCGTAGACACTTTGGAAAGTAAGGCATGATAAGTCTTGTTGAAGGGAGTAGGTGGAAGTGTTAGCAGGATGGTAGAAGATGGGATCCCACGGgcctgaaagagagagaaagtgggtTAGCAAcctcatcagagaaatgtacCCTTGGCAGCTCTGACAAAGGCTGACTTACAGATCTCTTCTTTAGGGAGTTCTCTAGGGCCTCACAGGGCTCCTGTCTCCCTGGACAGTTTTTCCCTGGGAACCTATAAGAGGATGTTAGAAAGCTCCTCAGAGTGCAGCCAACCAGCACAGCCCAAGGCTTCCAGGGATGACTATGGCAGGTGGGGTCAGGAACTGTGAGATCCCTTCTGTTCTGGAATAGGTGGGGTCCTTGGTAGACATTCAGAGTATCCACCTCACCTTGACTTCCAAGCACTGCCTGGGCTCTGCTGACCTGAGGACATGTGCCTCACACCAAGGCCCTTACCTCATAGTTCCTGGAGCCTCTGACAGGTGAGGAGGGGTTGAGTTCTGTGAGGTCATTACTGTTCTGGAGTGGATGATTCCCTCCATGCTAAGGTTCTTACCTTTGCTCTAACAAGGCTTGTGCCCCCTCTTTCCCTGCCTGCACTAGCTTAAGACAAGAGCTTACATTCCTGAGACAGATGAGAAGTGAAGGGGCAACACTTTCGGCCACACCTGCCCAGGGCCTCCCAGAGTGACAGCAGGAGCTGAACGAAGTTTGTGGGTTCCCCCTGTCTCCTAGCTGAGGGTTACCCTCATTCCTCACACTGCTGATTGGTTCTGGGACTCCCTCTGCTGTCCTGAGTCTGGCCCCTTCAGAACAAGCCCTCACCTGCCTGAGACCACCAAGAAGGAAGTAAGGGTACACCACCTGACCACTGTGCCCAGGGCCCCCCAGGGCTGACCACAGGGGCAGGGCAGAGCTGGGTATGCCTTGGGTCCTCAGGTGAGGGTGTGCCCTCAGTCCTCATTCAGGGTCCCTACCTTAAACTCTGGCAGAATCCAGGACTCTTCCCTCTGCTGAGCTGATGTGGCTTCCCCACAGACTGCCACTTCCTCAGAACGAGGACTTCACCTTCctgaaaaacccatggacaaaaATGAGGCACTACATCTTACCACCCTTGCTAGGTCCTTCCAGTGCTAAAAGCAAGTGCTGGGCCCCATGTGTCCTCTGGTAGGGCTATCTTCAGTCTTCCCTCATGGTATCCATTTTTACCTCGACAGGGCCTAGACCACCCCCTGCTGACTGGACATTACTGCCTCAGACCATGACCTCACCTTTCTGAGACAATTTTCTCACCCTTGGATAAAGTGGGGGCATATCATATACAACCAACCCTGCCTGAATTCTTCCAGGCCTGAAGACAAGAGATAGCTAGACTCCATGGGGTCTCTTCATTCTGGGATTGAAAGTGCCTTTGGTCCTCACCAAGTGTCCTTACCTTGACTCTGGTAGAGTCTGGGACTTTTCCCTCTTCTGATCTGATGTGACTCCTTCAGCTGACCTGTCTTCTCATTCACACCAAGGCCTTCACCTCAAGGCCTAAACACCCTCAAGACAAAAGTAAAGAGACATTACATCCAACCACCTCTGGTTGGGGGTCTCCCATGGCTGGCAGCAGGGGCTGGGCTTCCTCTTCTGAGATAGGTAATTCTCTCTGTCTTCCCTCAATGTACTCTTTACTCCTGGAGGGCCTTGCCCAATTTAGGTGGTGACCTAAAATCATCCTTCTCAGACCAAGGTTTTATCTCCCAGGGACAGCTCCACATACCCCTTGCAGGGAGTGAGGGTATACCACATCTGACCATTACTGCCTAGATCCTTCCAGGGTGGATAGTGGGGACAGTGTGGAGTTTCTGTGTGACCCCTTCTGTCTGTGTTAAGGAGTAACCTTAGTCCCCTCCTTCAAGACCTTTATCTTACCTTGACTCCTCAGATTCTGGAACTGCCCCTTTGGCTGATGTCATCAGCTCAGACCAAAGTGTTCATCTCCCTGGGACACCccatacaaagtaaaaagacacAAAGTCCAGCCACCCCTGCCTGGGGGCTGTTCTGGCATAGGGAATGTACTCAATCCTCACTCAAAGTATTCATCTGTACCCCTGGCAAGGCTTGTCCTACCCTCCGCTGACCTGAAGTTTTCTGCTCCAACCCAGACCTCACCTCCCTGAGACACTCTATCCCCTGAACTCCTGGTAGAGTTTGTGGCACAAGTGAGAGTTCCTCCCCTCTGTTCACCCCTTCTTGGATCCTCCCAGGGCTGAGATTCTGTGGCATCCTTCTTTTCAGGGAAGGGGGGTTTTCAGGACTCTCAATGGCCCTTACCTTGATTCCTGACCGAGCCTGAAACTCCTCCCTGTTCTGATGTGTCTCCCCTTCAAAGGGATGCCCTCACCTCTCTGAGACCCCCATTCCCCAGCAAAAGTTAGGAAATGCCACATCTGTCCAACCCTGCCTGTGGTCTCCTGGGGCTGACAAGAGGAACAGCTGGGCTGGGGCCCTTTCTCTTTAAGACAGATATTTTCAGGGCAAGGCCCAATCTACCTGGTGAGGGAGGTCCTCTCCATCCTCCCTCACAGTTCTCTCTGTTATCCAGAGGTCTACCCTTCAGAAAAAGTCTCACCTCCCTGAGACTCCCAGAGTGGAAGTCAATAAAGCCACATTTGGCATCCCTGCTACATGGCCTCACAGGGCTGACAGCAGGGGCAGGTTTCTGGGAGACCCCTCTTCATAGGTTGGGAGGTCCTGTAGATTTTCCCTCAGAGTACTTATCTTGATGCCTGACAGCATGTGGCTCTCCTCCCTCTGCTGAACTCAGGCACATCTACCAGACCCAGGTCTTCcatcctgggaagcccccagaaaaaAAGTAGTCAGGGCCCAAATCCAGTAAGCATCCTTGGCTCTCCTGTGTTAATGGCAAGGGCAGAGAACTGCTGGGTCCAATGTGTTCTGGTGTAGGGGGTGCCCTCAGTCTTATATCTGACCCTGGGGAAGGCCTGCAATTTCTCTCTCTACCAAACTGTCCCTGCTCCTTCAGACTTGGTCCTCACTCCCTTGAGAACAACCAGAGAAACGTTAAAAGAGGCcacaccctccctcccccaccccccaccctttcccattccactcccctccccacccctccgccCAGCACCTCTGAGGGCTGACAGTAGGGGCTGACCAGCATATCTTCTGCAGCAGGGAGCTCTGGCCCCGCTTAGGATATTCCCACCACCCCGCAGGCAAAGGCCTCTCTCCCCGGAGACCAGCCCCACCACGTCCTGAGGGAGCGAGGGCCACCACTCCCGAGTCCCGCGGCCGAGTCCTCCAGGTGACTGGGGCAGCGGAGCGGAATTGGTGGGGCTCCTCGGCTGCAGAAAGTGCCCCCAACCCCGAGTTTCACATTCACCCCCCACAGGCCCGCCTCCCCTGCTTCTTTTGACCTGAGGCCGTTCCCTCACCCTGCACCCACCATCG
This genomic interval from Bos indicus x Bos taurus breed Angus x Brahman F1 hybrid chromosome X, Bos_hybrid_MaternalHap_v2.0, whole genome shotgun sequence contains the following:
- the LOC113888175 gene encoding basic proline-rich protein-like; the protein is MDAYHIQEIPDVFFRDTVALYEYHTQDDYQKAICRHALIITILSWSPPPALSPADPSSPPPAPSPPAALSPPASSPPVPLSPPPAPSPPADPSPPAPPPPPPLSPPSAPSPPAALSPPSAPSPPPALSPADPSSPPPAPSPPAALSPPAPSPPAPSPPAPSPPAPLSPPPAPSPPAALSPPPAGPSPPPPAPSPPADPSSPPSAPASPPAPLSPPAPLSPPAPLSPPPAPPAPAPPADPSSPPSAPAPSPADPSPPPPPAPSPPADPSSPPPPSLADPSPPAPAPSPADPSPPPPPAPSPPAPSPPPPPAPSPPAPSPADPSPPAPAPSPPADPSPPPPAPCPPADPSSPPSAPAPPPAPLSPPAPLSPPPAPSPPAPLSPPSAPSPPPAPSPPADPSPPPPAPFPPVPLSPPSASSPPPAPSPPAPLSPPPAPSPPVDPSPPAPP